The sequence CCGACGGCAGCCTCGACGCCGGCCTGGTGCGCTGCCCGCCACCCGTACCGGACCTGGTGCGCACCTTGCTCAGGCTGGAACCGCAGGGCGTCCTCATGCACGCGGGACACCGCCTTGCCGACCGCCCCGCCGTGGACGCCGCCGAGCTGGCCGCGGAGACCGTGCTCCTGCATGCCCGCGAAGCGAATCCCGGCCACTACGACGCGATCACGGGCATCCTCGACCGCGCCGGGATATCCCCTCGACTCATCCTGCGCCAACTGTCGTTCGACGCCGCCCACACCCCGGTGGTGAACGGCAAGGCCGTCTCCCTCGTCGGACAGTCCTCCGCCGCCAGCCTGCCGCCCCAGCTGGTGTGGCGGCCGCTGACCCCCACGGCCACCATCGAGATTCACCTGCTGACCCGCGGCAACGCCACCACACCGACCGTCACCCGGCTCCTGCGGACGGCCTCCGCCACCGCCCGCACTCACGGCTGGCTCCACCCCGCCGCCGTGACGGCCGATTAGCTTCCCCCCGGTCACGCCTGCCGGGTCGGCAGCACGATCGCCTGGCGCAGGTTCACATGGCGGGCGCGGCTCGTCGTGAAGGCGATCAGGTCCGCGATGTCGTCCGCCGACAGGCCCGTCAGCGCGTCGAACATGCCGTCCAGCTGGCCGGCCAGCTCCGCGTTGTCGACGTGGCCGGCCAGCTCGGTGTCCGTCAGGCCCGGTTCGATGTTGGTGACGCGGACGTCGCGCGGGCCCAGCTCCGTGCGCAGGGACTGCGAGAGGTAGGTGAGCGCGGCCTTCGTCGCGCCGTACACCGCGTAGTTGGGGAAGGGGATGTGCGCGCCGATCGAGGAGATGTTCACCAGGTCGGCCGTCCCGCCCGCCTCCGCCACCGCGATCAGGTCCGGCGTGAACGCGCGGATGATACGGAGTGCGCCGGCCACGTTCGTGTCCAGCATGCGCTGCCATTCGTCGGTGCGGCCGTCGGTGACGGGGTTCGGCAGCATCACGCCCGCCGCGTTGACCACCAGGTCGACCCGCCCGTACGCGGCGTGTACGCGCTCCGTCGCCGCATCCACGGAGGCCGGGTCGGTGACGTCGGTGGCGACCGCAAGCGCCTGCCCGCCGTCCGCCTCGATCGTGGCGACCAGCTCGGTCAGCCGCTCGGCCCGGCGGGCGAGCAGCGCCACCCGCACACCGTGCGAGGCGAGCAGCCGGGCGGTGGCCTCGCCCATACCGCTGGCGGCTCCGGTGACGACGGCGGTGCGGCCGGTGAGGGCGTCGTACGACATGGGAACTCCTGAGAGTCGGTGGTGTGGTTGCCGCCGGGCGTCTCCCGGCGACGACAACCACTCTGCGCCCGGCCGCCATGCCTACCCAGGGCTGCCGTTTTCCTGGGTCCGGCAGTACCAGGATCGGATCGGGGACAGATGCCTAGGATCACGGGCATGGACATATCGATCGGCCGGGATCTCGGCGACTTCCTGCGCTCGCGGCGCGCCCGCATCCAGCCCGAAGAGGTCGGGCTGCCAGGTCACGGCAGGCGGCGGGTGCCGGGTCTGCGCCGCGAGGAGGTCGCCCAGCTCGCGGGCGTCAGCGTCGACTACTACATCCGCCTCGAACAGGGCCGCGGCCCGTCCGTCTCGGATGCCGTACTCGACGCCATCGGCCGGGTGCTGCGCCTCGACGACACCGAGCAGGACTATCTGCGGACGGTGGCCCGGCCCACCCGTCGCCGCAGGTCCGCCCCCGGCGCCGCGTCCCAGAAGATCCGCCCCGGCCTGCGTCTCCTGCTGGACACCATCGACCGGGCGCCGGCGTTCATCCTGGGCCGCCGCATGGATGTGCTCGCTTGGAACGATCTCGGCGACGCCGTCGTCGGCTTCTCCCGGATGCCGCCCCAGGAGCGCAATATGCCGCGCCAGGTGTTCCTCGACCCGCAGGCGCGCGAACTGTATCCGGACTGGCCGGCGGTGGCCGCGGAGACGGTCGCCTATCTGCGCCTGGACGCGGGCAGCCATCCGCAGGACAAGCAACTAGCCACTCTGGTCGGCGAGTTGTCGCTGGGCAGCGAGGACTTCCGCCGGTTGTGGGCGGACCACCAGGTGAAGGCGAAGGCACAGGGGACGAAGCGCATGAGACATCCGGTGGTGGGTGAACTCACCATGCCCTACGAGACGTTGACGGCATCGGGGGAGCCGGATCAGATGCTGGTGGTCTACACGCCGGAGCCGGGGACGCAGACCGAGGAGCGGTTGCGGCTCCTGGCCAGCTGGACGGCGACACCGGCGGTCTGAACGGCGCTCCCCGACGCCCCTGAAGCGCCGCCGGCCCGCGTGTTCGCCGGGCCGGCGCTCGGGGGGGGCTCAGACCTTGAGCCCGTGGCGCGTCACATACCAGGTGTGGAAGAGGAGCAGTCCACCCAACACGACCAGCCATTGGAGGGTGTTCACCAGGGGAACCGAGCCGATCGGCAGGGTGCAGGCGAAGGCGACCCGGATGCCGGCGTCCAGCGCGAACCCGGCGCCCCAGACCGCGGTGAGCACCCGCAGATGGTGACGGAACTCCGCGTCGTGATCCCAGCGGCCGGCCCACTCCCGGGCGCCGTCCTCGCCGATCTTCGCCGCCACGATCGAATGCGAGGCGGTGAGCATGAAGGGGCGCCGGGTCGCCAGCGAACCGAGCACCCAGAGCGCGAGCGCGCCGAACAGCCAACTGTCCCTGATCAGCAGGACCCTGGGGTCCCCGGTGACCAGCGACATCAGGGCGCCGATGATCAGCAGGCTCAGGGTGAAGAGCGGCATCACCTCGGCCCTGCGCCTCCTGACCATCCCGACGGCGAGCCAGGGCAGCGCCAGCAGGCTGCCGACGGTCAGGGCGGCCCACTGGTTCAGGCCCATCGCGAGGAGTACGTAGTAACCGGCCAGTGGGAGCGCCAGTTCCAGCACGAGCGACCGGACGAGGTGACGTCGTGCGGCGGCGGCCTTGCGAGCCCGCTCCGGTGCGGGCTCGGCGTCCCCGGCGGGCTCCGTCACTGGTGCGCCCGAGGATTCGGGTGCGCTCACGGTGTTGTTCCCCCTCATGGTGTCCCCCTCATGGTCTTTCCCCTCATGGGGTCTACGACGGTGTCTTCCGCGTCGCCAGATCGAAGATGTCCGCCAACTCGCGTCCACAGGCGGCGATATCGAGGCCGGGATGTGTGGCCGCACGGACCACCAGGCTGTCGATCGCGCCGCGGATCGCCATGACCATCACATGGGCGTCGAATTCCCGGAACTCCCCGGCCGCCTGTGCCTCGCGCATGTGCTGCTCATGCGTCTCCATCACCGACCTCGTGGCCTCGGCGAACCCGATCCGCTGCGGGTCGTCCCCCTTGAGGTTGGTGAGGACCTCGGTGACGGCTTGCAGATGCTCGGGGTAGATCTCCAGCAGCGCGATATTCGACTCGATGTAGGCGCGCAGCTTGCCCCGGTAGTCCTCGGCGGCCTCGATCCTGGGCACCATGTACTCCGCGGACAGCCGCATCACCTCGTTGATGACCTCCTGCACGAGGTCGGCCTTGCCCTTGAAGTGGTACGAGATCATCCCGGTACTGCTCAGCCCGGCCCGCTCGGCGATCTTCACGAACGAG is a genomic window of Streptomyces gilvosporeus containing:
- a CDS encoding LysR family transcriptional regulator, with product MLYVSDLRRLRFFLAVARERSFTRAAEQLHIAQPALSRHIRRLEQELGVRLLDRTTQYVEPTEAGRLLMERGAALCEEADRLWRDLRGFAGGERGTLTLGYSAGISYETAPVLLGALAERHPGVTVDTRLMPTTDIVTGVADGSLDAGLVRCPPPVPDLVRTLLRLEPQGVLMHAGHRLADRPAVDAAELAAETVLLHAREANPGHYDAITGILDRAGISPRLILRQLSFDAAHTPVVNGKAVSLVGQSSAASLPPQLVWRPLTPTATIEIHLLTRGNATTPTVTRLLRTASATARTHGWLHPAAVTAD
- a CDS encoding SDR family oxidoreductase; translation: MSYDALTGRTAVVTGAASGMGEATARLLASHGVRVALLARRAERLTELVATIEADGGQALAVATDVTDPASVDAATERVHAAYGRVDLVVNAAGVMLPNPVTDGRTDEWQRMLDTNVAGALRIIRAFTPDLIAVAEAGGTADLVNISSIGAHIPFPNYAVYGATKAALTYLSQSLRTELGPRDVRVTNIEPGLTDTELAGHVDNAELAGQLDGMFDALTGLSADDIADLIAFTTSRARHVNLRQAIVLPTRQA
- a CDS encoding helix-turn-helix transcriptional regulator; this translates as MDISIGRDLGDFLRSRRARIQPEEVGLPGHGRRRVPGLRREEVAQLAGVSVDYYIRLEQGRGPSVSDAVLDAIGRVLRLDDTEQDYLRTVARPTRRRRSAPGAASQKIRPGLRLLLDTIDRAPAFILGRRMDVLAWNDLGDAVVGFSRMPPQERNMPRQVFLDPQARELYPDWPAVAAETVAYLRLDAGSHPQDKQLATLVGELSLGSEDFRRLWADHQVKAKAQGTKRMRHPVVGELTMPYETLTASGEPDQMLVVYTPEPGTQTEERLRLLASWTATPAV
- a CDS encoding VC0807 family protein gives rise to the protein MSAPESSGAPVTEPAGDAEPAPERARKAAAARRHLVRSLVLELALPLAGYYVLLAMGLNQWAALTVGSLLALPWLAVGMVRRRRAEVMPLFTLSLLIIGALMSLVTGDPRVLLIRDSWLFGALALWVLGSLATRRPFMLTASHSIVAAKIGEDGAREWAGRWDHDAEFRHHLRVLTAVWGAGFALDAGIRVAFACTLPIGSVPLVNTLQWLVVLGGLLLFHTWYVTRHGLKV
- a CDS encoding TetR/AcrR family transcriptional regulator, whose protein sequence is MQAKGSPSKQSSGRTFTESARRAQIVQAAIEVIAEVGYAKTSFVKIAERAGLSSTGMISYHFKGKADLVQEVINEVMRLSAEYMVPRIEAAEDYRGKLRAYIESNIALLEIYPEHLQAVTEVLTNLKGDDPQRIGFAEATRSVMETHEQHMREAQAAGEFREFDAHVMVMAIRGAIDSLVVRAATHPGLDIAACGRELADIFDLATRKTPS